DNA sequence from the bacterium genome:
TTCCGGCGTTACCTGGGCGCGCCGACCGACTGGGTCTTCCGCATGTTGTTCGGCGAGGACGAGCAGAGTGACGCAGTGAAACCACGCCTAGACCCGGAGTTCGTGTCAGAGAGGACCGTCGAACAGGGTCGGGAGTTCGAGCTGCGCGTGCCCGAGGATCTCGCCTGCTGGCCTGGACACTTTCCGGTGTATTCCCTGGTTCCGGGCGTCCTCCAGCTCCGGTGGGTCGTGCAGGCGGTCGAGCGCTGCACAGGGACACCCGCCTTTGTCCGGAGCATCGAGGCGCTCAAGTTCAAACGGCCGATGCTCCCCGGTCAGGCCTTCACGCTGGCGGTGCAGCCGGACGAGACGCGCCGCCTATTCCGTTTCAGCCTCAACGCCGGGACCGAAGTCTTCTCTTCGGGACGCCTCCGAGTCGAGTTCGACGAGGAGGGGGCGTGAGGCCCTGCCTGCTGATCCCGAACTACGACCACGGATCGACGATGAAGGATCTGCTCGCCTCCCTCGAGAACCTGGGTCTGGAATGCATCGTGGTGGATGACGGCAGCGGTGCCGCAACACAGCAGATCCTACGAGCGCTAGACGAACGCTATAGTTGGGTTCGGGTCGTGATGCTGCCTGAAAACCGCGGCAAGGGTGAAGCGCTGCGCACAGGCTACCGCCTGGCCCACTCGCTCGGGTTCACGCACGCGGTCCAGCTCGATGCCGACGGCCAGCACGACGCGATCGACGTTCCCCTCTTTCTCGAAATCGCCGAGCAGCGGCCGGACGCGCTACTACTTGGCATGCCTAGCTTCGAAAACGCCTCGCGCGTTCGGCTTTACGGGCGCCTGTTGTCCTGCTTCTGGGTATGGATCGAGACGTTATCGTTCGAGATCCGCGATCCACTCTGCGGACTGCGCTCCATGCCGTTGGGCCCAACGCTTGGTGTTCTGGAGCGTACGCCTTGCGGCGATCGGATGGACTTCGACCCCGAGATCGCTGTGCGCCTGTTCTGGGCTTCGGTGCCGGTCGTCAACGTGCCGTGTCGCGTACGTTACTTTGCGGACGGTCTCTCGCACTTCGACTTCCTGTGGGACAATGTCCGCATGACGCGACTCCATGTGCGGCTGTTCTTTGGCATGGTCACGAGGCTTCCTTGGCTGCTGCGTCGTCGGAGCCGCAATTGAGTCGCGACCGGGACTGGTATGAGCGACGAGAACGCGGTTCGAGGCTCGGTATGCAGATCACCGGCTGGCTCTACCGACACGTCGGCAGCGGGGTGGCGAGCGTTCTGCTCTACCCGATCGTCGGCTACTTTTTCCTCACCGGCCGCGCTGCTCGCCACGCCTCCCTCGTCTACCTTCGACGCGTCTACGCCACGCCGGAAGCAGCCTGCAGACTCGGCGCGCCACCCGGCCTATTGCAGAGCTTCCGACACTTTCTCGAATTCGGTGTCGCCATCCTCGACCGTGTGGGCTTCTGGCTTGGGCGGCGTGACGACTTCGAGTTGGAAGTCGACGGCATGCATCACCTGGACCGGGTCGCGGAGGAAAAGTGCGGATGCTTGATCCTGGGATCGCACCTGGGCAGCTTCGACGCCATGCGTCTACTCGCCGCCACGCGCTCGCCGATCTCCGTCTGCGTGCTCATGCACACGGAGAACGCCGCGCGCATCAACGACCTGTTGAGCAGCGCAAGCGAGCCCGATGAAAACGTCAAGGTGCGCGTGATCCAGGTCCAAGCAGGTTCCTTCTCCCACGCGCTCGATGTCAAGGCCTGCATCGAGCGCGGCGAGGTGGTCGCAGTGCTGGGCGACCGGTTCCATCCCAACGAGAGTGACCGGGTGACGAGCGTTGAGTTCCTGGGAGCACCCGCGGCGCTCCCGCAGGGGCCGCTTCTGCTAGCTAGCGCGCTGGGCTGCCCGGTCCTGCTGATGGTGGGCCTGCGCGTAGGTACCCGACGCTACCGCGTTCACGTCGAGCCCTTTGCCGAGCGCGTGCGGATCCCCCGCAAAGAGCGTACGAAGGCGCTCGCCCACTACTGCCAGCTCTACGCGGACCGAATCTCGTATTTCTGCGTACGAAACCCGCTCCAGTGGTTCAACTTCTACGACTTCTGGGGGAAGGAAGAGGCGAGCCGTGACCCGTGAGTTGCCACCGGTCGCAGAGGTGATCCCTCATTCCGGAAACATGCTCCTGCTTTCCGACATCCTGAGTCACGATCCAGAGGGCGAAACGGTGTGCCTCGTCATCGTCGATCAAGTTCCCTCGTTTCGTGACGCCGCGGGTCATCTGCCCTCATGGATCGGGCTCGAACTCATGGCGCAATGCGTGGCTGTATACGGAGGACTCGTGGATCGGGAACGAGGCGATCCACCTCGCCTCGGTTTCCTGCTGGGCTCCAGGAGTCTGGTCTTTCATCGCGTGCTGTACAATCCCGGACAACGCCTCGAAGTAAGCGCCACTCGAACCTGGGGTGCGGCTTCCGGCATGGTGTCGTTCGACTGCGCGGTCAGAGATGCCGCGACAGCCGAGATCCTGGCGGAAGGGCGACTAAACTGCTTCATCCCAGAGAAGGGCGTAGCACTGGAGGCATTGCCATGAAACGAAGAGTCCTGGTCACGGGAGGCAGTCGCGGCATCGGACGCGCGATCGCGCTGGAGCTGGCAGCCGACGGTTTCGGGGTCGCACTCAACTACCGCAAGCAGCGCGATGCGGCCGAGGCTGTGGTCAAGGAGATCGAGGCGCTGGGGGGAGAGGCCGGGCTCCTGCCCTTTGATGTCGCAGATCGCGATCAGACTCGCCGCGCGCTCGAGAACGAGATCGAGCGTGCCGGTTCGTTCTACGGCGTGGTATGCAACGCCGGCGTGCGTGCCGACGGTCCCTTCCCAGGGCTCAGCGACGAGGCCTGGGACCACGTCCTGCGCACGAACCTCGACGGCTTTTACAATGTGCTTCACCCGCTGGTGATGCCGATGGTTCGGGCACGCAAAGGTGGCCGCATCGTCACCATGTCGTCGCTGGCGGGTGTAGTCGGAAACCGCGGGCAGGTCAACTACAGCGCGTCGAAGGCCGGATTGATCGCGGCCACGCGTTCGCTTTCGTTGGAGCTGGCCAAGCGGAAGATCACAGCGAACAGCGTCGCACCCGGCTTCATCGGAACGGACATGATCGAGGGCCTTCCGGAGGAAATGGCGAAGCTGATCCCGATGCAGCGAGTCGGATCTCCTGAGGAAGTCGCCGCGCTAGTCGCCTTCCTGTTCTCAGATCGGGCCTCATACATCACCGGGCAGACCATCTCGATCAACGGCGGGATGGCCTGATGCGGCGCGTCGTCGTCACCGGCATGGGCGGCCTGTGCCCCCTCGGAAACGACTGGAAGACCGTCTCGGAGGGGCTTCGCAGTGGCTCCTCGGCCGTGGAGTTTCTCGCCGAACTCGAACGCTTCGAGGGCATGAATACGCGCCTGGCAGCGCGCGTGCACGACTTCGAGGCGCCCTCGCACTACCCCCGCAAGCGCACGCGCAGCATGGGACGCGTATCGCTACTCGCCACGCGCGCCACCGAGCTGGCCTTGCTGGATGCCGGGCTCTTGGACGATCCGGTGATCAGGAGCGGGCGCGCCGGTATCTCTTACGGTTCCACCAGCGGCAGCCCGCCGGCTCTCACCGTGTACGCGGTGAACATCGAGACCAAGAGCACGTTGCACGGTATCCGCGCCACCGACTACCTGCAGGTCATGAGCCACACGGTTCCCGCGAACCTGGCTCAGTTCTTCGAGTTGAAAGGCCGCGTAGTCACGACGTGCAGCGCCTGCACCTCCGGTAGTCAGGGAATCGGCTACGGCTACGAAGCGGTTCAGTCGGGCAAGCAGGACGTAATGATCACGGGAGGCGCCGAGGAGTACCACGCGATCGACTCCGCAGTGTTCGACATCATGTACGCGACATCGACCCGAAACTCGACTCCCCACGAGACGCCGCGACCCTTCGACGTCGACCGCGACGGGCTCGTCGTTGGTGAGGGTGCGGCCACATTCGTGCTCGAAGAACTGGAACACGCGCGCGCGCGCGGCGCCCAGATTCATGCCGAGCTCGTTGGCTACGGGACCAACTGCGACGGTAAACACATGACCAATCCGGACTCCGATGGCATGCAGCAGGTGATGGAGCTCTGCCTCGAGGACGCCGGGCTCGACGCTTCTACCGTCGGCTACGTGAATGCTCACGGCACGGCGACAGAGGCCGGGGACATCGCCGAGAGCCAGGCGACCCGGCGCGTGTTCGGCGAGCGATTACCGATCAGCTCGCTCAAGAGTTACATCGGCCACACATTGGGCGCCTGCGGCGCGATCGAGGCCTGGCTTACCATCGAAATGATGCGCGAGGGCTGGTTCGCTCCGACGATAAACCTGGACAGTGTGGATCCCCGCTGCGGTGAGCTGGACTACATTCGCGAGGGGATTCGCGAGCTCGAAACCGAGTACGTGATGAGCAACAACTTCGCGTTCGGCGGCATCAACACGTCGCTCGCCTTCCGGCGTTGGTCAGGGCAGTAACAGGCTCGAACTAGCGGCGGCACACGAAGCGGTTCGATGCACAATCGAGACTCAGGACAGGCTCGCTCGAGAACAGCCAGCGGACGAACTGCAGGGCCTGCGGAAAGTCGTTGGAGTCCCCATCCGTTCCATTCGGTGTGGGCTCGAGAGTGAACTCGAGGCTCTCTCCTTCCTCGACGTCGAGCAGCAGCGCCACCGCGTGCGCCCCGTGATCGTCATCCGAGAGCTCGAGCAGCGGCTCGGGAATCGACTCGTCGCCCACGATCAGCAGCACCGGACGTCCCGGCTGCCTACGCAGCATCGAGAGCGCCTCGAGAAATCCATAGGCGAAGGTGTGCGCACCGGCCGAGACGCAGGTCGATGCCCGCTGGTTCCCGGCCCAGATCGAGAACAGGCCGGCCGGCGTGTTCAGGACCGAGTGACTGAACCGGGCCGGAGACAGCTTGGCATCCTCGGCCAGGCACTCGAGCAACGACACCATGGTGGTGAATCCGCCGTGACGCGAGGCGAAGACCGAGGTCACCTCGGGCAGTAGCGCAGCGCCGCAGCACTCGTGCGCGACGTGCAGCATCATGCGGCTCAGCTGGTCGCAGCGACGACGCATGAGCGATGGAATGAAACGTAGCGCGGGCGCTCCATCCTTCCGCAGCGGACGCGGATCGCGCGCCCAATCGCCCCAGTCCTTCTCGCTCTCGATCCCGGCCGACCACGCAGCCCAGCTCTTCAGGGCGACAGAACTCACCCCGACCTCCGGCCAAGCACGAGTGCGGAATTGCTTCCGCCAAAGCCGAACGAATTGCTCATGAGCATGGGCTCGGCACCGACATCCACCCACGTTTCGTCGCCTGCGAGCCGGAGCTGCGGAAGCTCGCCGTCGAGCTGGCCGTCAAAGCGGTGCGGGGGCACGCGGAGGCGGCCTCCCTGCTGCCGGTCCAGCATCAGCCAGCAAAAGCCCGCCTCCAGCGCGCCAGACGCACCCAGAGTGTGACCTACTAGCGGCTTGGTCGAGCTGCAGCAGACGTTCGATCCGTTGAAGACACGCTCGACAGCTGCACTCTCCATCGCGTCGTTATGTGGCGTGCCCGTACCGTGCAGGTTCAGATAGGCGATCTCGTCCGGGCGAATACTGGCGTCCTGCAGCGCCGCGCGCATGCATGCCTCCGCTCCACGCCCGTTCGGCTCTGGCGCGGACATGTGGTGCGCGTCGCTCGACTCGCCAGCGCCCAGAAGCTGGATGCCTTCGGGATCGCGCGTCAGCAGAAACAGTGCCCCGCCCTCTCCCAGTGTGAGCCCGTCCCGGTTCCTGCTCATCGGGTTGGTGATGACCGCGGACACCGCCTGCAAGGCGGCGAACCCGTTCGCCGTAAGGCGGCAGCGTGAGTCGACTGCGCCGGCGATCACGGCATCGCAGACCCCGAGCTCGAGCAGGCCGCGCGCGGAGATCAACGCCTTGGCGCCCGTCGAACACGCAGTCGAAAGCGCGTAACACGGACCCTGCGCACCCGAGATCCGGCCCAGGAACTCGGGCATCCCGCCAAACTCGAGCTGCACCAGGTCGAACGACGGTGAGAGCGCTCCAGTCCGGCGGCGTTGCTCGAACGCCTGTTCCGCCGCCTCGACGCCTGCGGTGCTCGAGCCTGCGACGATGGCTACGCGGGCCGGCCCGAAGTGCGCGATAGCGCGCTCGACGGCCGGGCGGATCCCCTCGAAAGCGACGAGCGCCAGGCGGTTGTTCCGACAGTCGAAGCGGGAAAGCGACGCGGGCAGATCCGGCAGCGTCTCAGGGGCCTCGCCCAACAGGTGCACGCCGCCGCCGACCAGATTCCCGCGCTCTCGGAAGCCCGACTGGTCGCCCGCGATCAGCCTCCGCCAAGTCTCGTCGAGCGTGCTGCCGAGCGCACTCACCATTCCCAGGGCACTCAGGGCGCAGGGCTCGCTATGCAGCTCGGGGGCCATTCAACGCTGCCCCCCGGCGGGCGCGCGAGCCGCCCGCTCCGCCGCAATCAGCTCGCCGCGCAGGATCTTGCCGGTCGGCGAACGAGGCACGTCCTCGCGCACTTCGATAACACGCGGAACCTTGAGGGCCGCGAGGTGCTCGCGAGCGAAGCGCTTCAGCGCCGCGGAATCCACCTGTTCGCCCCGCTTCGGGATCGCGATCGCCTTGAGGCGCTCCGCCGTATCCGAGAACGGGACCGGAATCACGACCGCCTCCGACACCGTGGGGTGACGGGCGAGACACGCCTCGACTTCGAGCGGGTTCACGCTCTGGGCGCCGACGTCAATCATCAGCTTGAGACGTCCGGTGAGCCGCAGCCTCCCCTGGTCATCGAGCGTCCCGAGGTCTCCGCTGCGTACGAACCCGTCCACGTAGGGCTCGTCGTCGGAATCGACATAGCCCGAGAGCATGCTCGGCGCCGAAACGAGCACCTCGCCTTCGGCACCGGCCGGAAGCGGTTGGTGCCCTGCCGGATCATCACTGCGCACGAGCTTCAGCTGGACCCTGGCAAGCGGTCGGCCGCAGCAGTCCGGATCGAAATCAGGGTCGGCCGGGTCGTTGTAGGTGACGGAACCGAACTCGGTCGCGCCGTAGACCTGGCCGACGCGAACGCCGAAGCAATGCTCGAACTGGTCGAATACGCGGCGCGGGAGCGGGCTCCCCGCGGAAATCACACGGCGCAGCGCCGGAGGTTGCCCCACCCCGGTGCTGGCGGAGACCGCATCCAGCATCAGGGGCACCGCGGGCCATACGCTGACGCGCTGGGCGACAAGCGCAGACCGGACCCGCCCCGGGACAAAACTGGAGTGCAACTCGGTCGCACACCCGGCGATCGTCGCGCCCATGAGTGCGAAGTCGATCCCGTACGAATGGTGCAGCGGAATCGTGACCAGCATCAGATCGGATGCGCGAAGCTCGAGCGCACGGCAGAGGTTGCGCCCGACGGCATCGAGCACCGAAGCGGGCCGGCGTACGATCTTCGGCAAACCCGTGGTCCCTGAACTCTGCAGGAGGATCACACCGGGCCCGCAGCGCATCGACTCCCCAGCTGCCGGTGACTCGCCTTCGAGCAGCGACTCGACCGGGATGATCTGCTCGATCTCTCCATCGAGCGCGCGGCGCGGCGCCGCATCCCCGATCAGGAGCGACACACGCGCGCGTCGTGCCAAACCCCGCAGCTCGGTCTCAGTCGACACAGGCGAGACCGGAAGTACGTCGGCGCCCGCCCAAAGACCGCCGATAAGCCCGATCTGCGCCTCGATGCGGTTCGGCACCGCCAGCATCAACACTATCCTGTCCGTAGACAATCGCAGCAGCTGCCCCCGCAGCCGCGCTGCAGCGTCGCGCAGCTGCTGCCACGTGAGCTGGCGGCCGCTCCCGAGCACGTCGTCCTCCCGGATCGCCAACTCGTGTGGACGCTCACTCGCGTGAGATTCGAGTGCGCGAATCAGCTCCGACGGCCCTCCTTCCTGTTCCGCAGCCGGGAAGGGGCCGACCCGTCCGCTCACCGCGTCGCTCCTTGGAGCTCGTCGGTGCTGGGCCCGCGGGGCAGAAGACGTGCGGCGATCGAGTCGGGCGTGCGGTGCAGCATCTCACCGGTCGGCGTCGTCGCCACGAGCGTGGTGTGCCCGCGCGCGCTGCGCACTCCCAGGCTCAGGTTCGAAAGTTCGTAGGCGATCAGGATGCGGTGCGTCACGTCTCCGAACCAGGCGGCAATCCGGACCCGGTCCCCGTAGCGCAGCGGCGCGGTGTGGCGGCACGCGCTCTCGATCACCAGCAATCCGTGGCCGAGCGAGATCAGATCCTTCACATCGAGCTTGCGCGAGCGCAGTAGCTGCGTGCGCGCGATCTCCATGTACTTGTAGTAGTGGCCGTGCCAGACGATCCGAAGCGCATCCACGTCGTGAAACGGAACCTCTAGCTCGGTGCTGCACTCGTGCAGCCTAGCACCGCGCCTCCCGCGCCCCTGGAGTTGAAGTCGGCCTTCGCTGGCTTCAGTGTCAGAGGAGGTCATGCTCGTTCGACCTTAGAATGCTCGTTTCAGTTGCGGGACTCGTTCCCCAGGGCGCCGAAGCAGAAACCTCGACCCACCAAGCGACAGATCGGGCGCGCTCCGATCCTCGCGATAGAGTATCATAGCGGCTCCCCACAACCCCTTCCGATCCTTCGCTGAGGCGCTGAAGCGCCCCGGGAGTTGTGCCGTGCGAGTCGCGTTCGTATCCGGAAACCGCGAGAAGCTGCCCGATGCCGTGATCCCGCTCGGCATCCTTAGCGTGCTGGCCAGCACGCCGGACCGCCACGAGAAGCGACTGATCGATCTTTGCTTCGAGCGTTACCCAACGAAGGCGCTGCAGTCCGAACTCGAGTCCTTCCGACCCGACGTGATTGGGCTCGGCATGCGCAACATCCAGAATGCGGATTATACAGGCAACGACGACCATCTCGCCTACTACACGGAGCTGATCACCGCAGCGCGGCAAGTCAGCTCAGCCCCGATCGTGCTCGGCGGGTCAGGGTTCAGCGTGGCGCCGAAAGAGCTGATGGAGCGCCTTCAGCCCGACTACGGGATCGCAGGCGAGGCCGAGGCGTCCTTTCCGCAGTTGCTCGATCGGCTTGAGGGACGCACGCCGTTGGACCAGCAGATTGGCGGGCTGTTCGCGCGCCAGAACGGTCGCATCACAACGACACCGGCGGATGAGTTTCTGAACCTCGCGACGCTAGCGATGGTCGACCGCTCGCTGCTCGATCCGCGCTACTACGAACGCTACGGCATCGACTCCGTCCAGACCAAACGGGGCTGCCCGCTGCACTGCGACTACTGCACCTATCCGACGATCGAGGGACGGGTCGGGCGCCTGCGCCCGCCGACTGCAGTCGTCGACGAGATGCACCTCGCACTCGAGCAGCAGCCGGAGATCAGGCACTTTTTCCTAGTGGACTCGGTCTTCAACCTGCCGCGCTCCCATGCCAAGGACGTGTGCCGCGAACTGATCTCGCGAGACTGGCGCATCCCGTGGACCTGCTACGCCAACCCGTTGGGCTTCGATCGCGAGTTCGCGCGGCTCGCGCGCAACGCGGGCTGCACTGGAATGGAGATCGGCTCCGACTCTGGCGTCGATCGCACCCTGGAACGCCTGCGGAAAGGTTTCACTACGCAGCAGATCCGCGAGATGCACAAGGTCTGCAAGGACGAGGGCATTCCCGACTGTCACACCTTCATCCTCGGCACGCGCGACGAAACGCTCGAAGACGTAGAGCGTTCGCTCGAATTCATCGTCTCGCTCGACCCCTACGCCGCGATCCTGACCATTTGGGTGGAAGACTACGAGGCGCTGGACCCCGAACTGCGGCGCGATCGGCTGCGCCTGCGCGCGCGCATCGAGGAGCGGCTGTCCGAGCACAAGGACGAGTTCCCCTACTGGATCATCCCGCCGCTCGGCGTCAACTTCGACCGTGGTCTGTTCCGCAGGCTGCGGCGCCAGGGATTGCACGGACCACTGTGGCAATATCTGCGCTCGACTGACGAGGTCGAGGCACTGGGCGCGGCATTCAGGGCGCGCGCTCGTTCGGTCCCGTGAGCAGCAGCACTGCCGGGGCCAGGACGAGGCTCAGCGGC
Encoded proteins:
- a CDS encoding 3-hydroxylacyl-ACP dehydratase; its protein translation is MTRELPPVAEVIPHSGNMLLLSDILSHDPEGETVCLVIVDQVPSFRDAAGHLPSWIGLELMAQCVAVYGGLVDRERGDPPRLGFLLGSRSLVFHRVLYNPGQRLEVSATRTWGAASGMVSFDCAVRDAATAEILAEGRLNCFIPEKGVALEALP
- the fabG gene encoding 3-oxoacyl-ACP reductase FabG, with protein sequence MKRRVLVTGGSRGIGRAIALELAADGFGVALNYRKQRDAAEAVVKEIEALGGEAGLLPFDVADRDQTRRALENEIERAGSFYGVVCNAGVRADGPFPGLSDEAWDHVLRTNLDGFYNVLHPLVMPMVRARKGGRIVTMSSLAGVVGNRGQVNYSASKAGLIAATRSLSLELAKRKITANSVAPGFIGTDMIEGLPEEMAKLIPMQRVGSPEEVAALVAFLFSDRASYITGQTISINGGMA
- a CDS encoding glycosyltransferase family 2 protein, encoding MRPCLLIPNYDHGSTMKDLLASLENLGLECIVVDDGSGAATQQILRALDERYSWVRVVMLPENRGKGEALRTGYRLAHSLGFTHAVQLDADGQHDAIDVPLFLEIAEQRPDALLLGMPSFENASRVRLYGRLLSCFWVWIETLSFEIRDPLCGLRSMPLGPTLGVLERTPCGDRMDFDPEIAVRLFWASVPVVNVPCRVRYFADGLSHFDFLWDNVRMTRLHVRLFFGMVTRLPWLLRRRSRN
- a CDS encoding radical SAM protein; the protein is MRVAFVSGNREKLPDAVIPLGILSVLASTPDRHEKRLIDLCFERYPTKALQSELESFRPDVIGLGMRNIQNADYTGNDDHLAYYTELITAARQVSSAPIVLGGSGFSVAPKELMERLQPDYGIAGEAEASFPQLLDRLEGRTPLDQQIGGLFARQNGRITTTPADEFLNLATLAMVDRSLLDPRYYERYGIDSVQTKRGCPLHCDYCTYPTIEGRVGRLRPPTAVVDEMHLALEQQPEIRHFFLVDSVFNLPRSHAKDVCRELISRDWRIPWTCYANPLGFDREFARLARNAGCTGMEIGSDSGVDRTLERLRKGFTTQQIREMHKVCKDEGIPDCHTFILGTRDETLEDVERSLEFIVSLDPYAAILTIWVEDYEALDPELRRDRLRLRARIEERLSEHKDEFPYWIIPPLGVNFDRGLFRRLRRQGLHGPLWQYLRSTDEVEALGAAFRARARSVP
- a CDS encoding long-chain fatty acid--CoA ligase codes for the protein MSGRVGPFPAAEQEGGPSELIRALESHASERPHELAIREDDVLGSGRQLTWQQLRDAAARLRGQLLRLSTDRIVLMLAVPNRIEAQIGLIGGLWAGADVLPVSPVSTETELRGLARRARVSLLIGDAAPRRALDGEIEQIIPVESLLEGESPAAGESMRCGPGVILLQSSGTTGLPKIVRRPASVLDAVGRNLCRALELRASDLMLVTIPLHHSYGIDFALMGATIAGCATELHSSFVPGRVRSALVAQRVSVWPAVPLMLDAVSASTGVGQPPALRRVISAGSPLPRRVFDQFEHCFGVRVGQVYGATEFGSVTYNDPADPDFDPDCCGRPLARVQLKLVRSDDPAGHQPLPAGAEGEVLVSAPSMLSGYVDSDDEPYVDGFVRSGDLGTLDDQGRLRLTGRLKLMIDVGAQSVNPLEVEACLARHPTVSEAVVIPVPFSDTAERLKAIAIPKRGEQVDSAALKRFAREHLAALKVPRVIEVREDVPRSPTGKILRGELIAAERAARAPAGGQR
- a CDS encoding beta-ketoacyl-ACP synthase — protein: MRRVVVTGMGGLCPLGNDWKTVSEGLRSGSSAVEFLAELERFEGMNTRLAARVHDFEAPSHYPRKRTRSMGRVSLLATRATELALLDAGLLDDPVIRSGRAGISYGSTSGSPPALTVYAVNIETKSTLHGIRATDYLQVMSHTVPANLAQFFELKGRVVTTCSACTSGSQGIGYGYEAVQSGKQDVMITGGAEEYHAIDSAVFDIMYATSTRNSTPHETPRPFDVDRDGLVVGEGAATFVLEELEHARARGAQIHAELVGYGTNCDGKHMTNPDSDGMQQVMELCLEDAGLDASTVGYVNAHGTATEAGDIAESQATRRVFGERLPISSLKSYIGHTLGACGAIEAWLTIEMMREGWFAPTINLDSVDPRCGELDYIREGIRELETEYVMSNNFAFGGINTSLAFRRWSGQ
- a CDS encoding beta-ketoacyl-ACP synthase; translation: MAPELHSEPCALSALGMVSALGSTLDETWRRLIAGDQSGFRERGNLVGGGVHLLGEAPETLPDLPASLSRFDCRNNRLALVAFEGIRPAVERAIAHFGPARVAIVAGSSTAGVEAAEQAFEQRRRTGALSPSFDLVQLEFGGMPEFLGRISGAQGPCYALSTACSTGAKALISARGLLELGVCDAVIAGAVDSRCRLTANGFAALQAVSAVITNPMSRNRDGLTLGEGGALFLLTRDPEGIQLLGAGESSDAHHMSAPEPNGRGAEACMRAALQDASIRPDEIAYLNLHGTGTPHNDAMESAAVERVFNGSNVCCSSTKPLVGHTLGASGALEAGFCWLMLDRQQGGRLRVPPHRFDGQLDGELPQLRLAGDETWVDVGAEPMLMSNSFGFGGSNSALVLGRRSG
- a CDS encoding acyl-CoA thioesterase → MTSSDTEASEGRLQLQGRGRRGARLHECSTELEVPFHDVDALRIVWHGHYYKYMEIARTQLLRSRKLDVKDLISLGHGLLVIESACRHTAPLRYGDRVRIAAWFGDVTHRILIAYELSNLSLGVRSARGHTTLVATTPTGEMLHRTPDSIAARLLPRGPSTDELQGATR
- a CDS encoding beta-ketoacyl synthase chain length factor, translating into MSSVALKSWAAWSAGIESEKDWGDWARDPRPLRKDGAPALRFIPSLMRRRCDQLSRMMLHVAHECCGAALLPEVTSVFASRHGGFTTMVSLLECLAEDAKLSPARFSHSVLNTPAGLFSIWAGNQRASTCVSAGAHTFAYGFLEALSMLRRQPGRPVLLIVGDESIPEPLLELSDDDHGAHAVALLLDVEEGESLEFTLEPTPNGTDGDSNDFPQALQFVRWLFSSEPVLSLDCASNRFVCRR